CAGTCCAGATTTTGGCGTAGTCGCTGGTACGGAACATTTCAGGGCGCTCGTCGCCGGTAACGATCTTTACTTTTTTGAACAGGAGGCCGTAGAGGCCCATGCCTACGAGTAAAATGCCGCCGCCGATGCCGATGTAACGGTTGTATGCTTCCAGCCCGGTAATAAAGGAGGTGGCGATATTGCCGGCGGCAACAAACACAATGTCGCTCATACTTACGCCCAGGGCGAAGCTGATACCGGCTTTAAAACCGTTGTTGATACTGTATTTGATGATGGCAAAGATGACCGGTCCTACAGACACCGATAACACCAGCCCTAATCCTAAACCCTGAATGATGGCTGTAAGCATGTGGAATAAGCCGCAGTTTTACATTTTATGTTTCACACCGTCCACGAACTTTTCCCAGTCCTTCAGCTTATCGCCTTTAAGTACCCGGGGGAATTTGTTCATCGCGCCCTCCTTGCCTTTATAGCGCAGATAGTCGATGAAGACATCGTTCGGCATGATTTCCACAAATATTTCTTTCAGCGCGGCAGTTCTTTCCACCGCGTAATCGTCGTTTACTTCGCTGAGCGTCTGATCGATGATCTCCCGGATCTTCGCGGGATCGGCATCGGCAGCGTCAGTACCAATATACCAGCGGTGTGCGAACAGGTTTTCGTAGCTAAAGCCTGCTACGGTGAACTCGCGGATGGTGATGCCCATCTTTTTCTGCACTGTATCGATCGCCTTGTTCATGTTATCGACGCTCATATGTTCGCCGCAAAGGCTGAGGAACTGTTTGGTGCGGCCCACGATCACGATTTCGTGTTCCTTTACGGAAGTGAACTTCACCACGTCGCCGATGATATACCGCCACGCGCCCGCACAGGTGCTGAGCATCACCGCATATTCCTGGTCTTCCACCACCTCGTGCACCATATAGGATTTCGGGTTAGGTTTTACCTCACCGTCTGCATCGAAGTTTTCCTCGTTGAAGGGGATAAATTCGTAGAAGATACCAGCGTTCAGCACCAGTTTAATGCCTTTGGTACCCGGGCGCGCCTGGAAACCGAAGGAACCCTCGGAGGCCATATACGTTTCGATGAACGTGATCGGCTTGCCGAGCAGTTTCTGGAAGCTGTCGCGATAAGGCTCGAAAGACACGCCGCCATGGATATAGATGGCGAGGTTCGGCCAGATCTCGTGTATGTGTTTTACGTTATGATACTTGATAATTTCTTCGAGTACGATCTGTACCCAGGCCGGTACGCCGCACACCGTACCCACATCCCACTTGGGGGCGTTGCGTACGATGAGTTTGATACGTTGTTCCCAATTTGGTTTCTTGGAGATCTTACCGCCGGGTTTGTAGAACCTGCGGAACCACTTAGGGATGTTTTTAGCCTGGATGCCGCTCATATCGCCTTCGTAGTAGTCGCCTTTCTCGAACAGGGAGGTAGTACCGCCGAGCATGAGAATACCTTTTTCGAAGGATTTGGGAGGTACATTGAAGTTAGCCATGGAATACAGCTGCTTCACACCTACCTTTTTCACCGTTTTGAGCATGGCCCGGGTTACGGGGATATGTTTACTGGCCGATTCGGACGTACCGGAGCTGAGGGCGAAATATTTGATCTTTTCGGGCCAGCTTACGTTGGGAACGCCTTCGAGGCACTTATGCCACCATTCGGCATGCATCTTATTGTAGTTGTGTACGGGTATGCGGCCACGGTACTGGGCTACCCAGTTCGGGCTGTCCAGGATGTCCTGGAAACGGTAGTGTTCACCGAACTGTGTGTGCTTGGCTTTCTCCATCAGTCGGTGAAGGGTCTGCATCTGGTACTGGCGGGGAGTTCCCAGTTTAAAGGTGAACTGCTTGCGTATTCTGAGTGAACGTGATATTAGATTACCAATAATGGCCATTAACTTTCCTCTTATGTTTGAAATGCAAATTTATACCATTTATCACCTCTGGCAATGACCTTTTCGTAATAAGCCGCGAGGCAGGATTTTTCCAAAATCCCATTACCTTTGCTGCATGTTAAAAGCAACGTTACTCAAAGCTACACAAGCCGGTGCAAAAGTTTTAAAGGAATATTTTAACGGTACGTTCGAAATTTCCAGCAAAAGTACGGCCAACGATCTGGTGACCGAGGCCGACAAAAAAGCAGAAGCAGCCATCCTGGCGGCTATCCGCGAAGATTACCCCGACCATTACATCCTGAGCGAGGAAACGGGTGAGATCTACTCCGATTCCACCATCAAATGGATCATCGACCCGATTGACGGAACGGTGAACTTTGCGCACAACATCCCGCTCTGTTGCGTGTCTATTGGTGTGGAACAAGACGGTGAAATGATACTGGGCGCGGTATACAACCCGATCATCAACGAGTTCTTTTTCGCCCAGAAAGGTTTTGGGGCGACACTGAACGACCAGAAGATATCTGTATCGAAGAAAACCGATATGTCGAAAGCCTGCCTGGTAACGGGTTTCCCTTATAACTGGGAAGAAATGCCAAACGACCCCATGCAGGTGTTTGAACGTTTTGTGAAACAAGGTCTGCCGGTACGCCGCCTGGGCTCCGCCGCCATCGACCTGTGCTGGGTAGCAGCCGGACGATTCGACGGGTTCTGGGAGCACAACCTCAATTCGTGGGACAGTGCTGCGGGTGCGCTCATTGTACAGGAGGCGGGTGGAAAAGTGACCGACTTCGAAGGCAAACCTTACAGATCGAGCCAGCGCAAGGTGTTAGCCACTAACGGCCACATCCATGCGGAACTGCTGAACGTGATCAACAACGGGTAACACCGTTTTAACATACACCAACTGCCGGCCGCAGCAAAAGTTGCGACCACACTGACCATGGAAGAAAGAACTGAAATAGAATCGCTGGGCGAGTTTGGCCTCATAGACCACCTCACCCGCAACATAGAAATTCACAACGCCAGCACCATCCTCGGGGTGGGCGACGACGCCGCTGTGATCGACCACTTCGGCAAACAAACGGTGATCAGCACGGATGTACTGGTAGAAAACATTCACTTCGACCTGATGTATACGCCGCTGAAACACCTGGGTTATAAATCGGTGGTGGTAAATCTCTCCGACATCTGCGCCATGAATGCCACCCCTACCCACGTTACGGTAAGCATCGCCTTCTCCAACCGCTTTTCCCTGGAAGCGCTGGACGAGTTTTACGAAGGCGTGTATGCTGCGTGCGAGCGTTACAAAGTAGACCTGGTGGGTGGCGATACTAGCTCCTCGCAGAAAGGTTTCTTCATCAGCGTTACAGCGGTAGGTGAAGTTGCGCCGGACAAGTTCGTGAAACGCTCCACCGCCCAAAAAGGCGACCTGGTTTGCGTAACCGGCGACCTCGGTGCCGCCTACCTCGGCCTCACGATCCTGGAAAGAGAGAAAAAATCTTCCTCGAAAACCCGAAGGTGCAGCCCGACCTGGAGAACCAGACGTACATTATCGGCCGCCAGCTGAAGCCGGAAGCGCGTCTCGACATCATCCAATACCTTGCAGAAAAAGAAGTAACACCTACCGCCATGATGGACGTAAGCGACGGCCTCAGCTCGGAGTTACTGCACATCTGCAAACAGAGCGGCCTGGGCGCGGTGATCTACGAAGAAAAGCTGCCCATTCACAGCGACAGCAAAATGATGGGCATGCAGTTCGGTTTGGATCCGACCGCCTGTGCGCTGAGCGGCGGCGAAGATTACGAGCTGCTGTTCACCATTAAACAGGAAGATTACGATAAGCTGACCTTATCTGAAGAGATCAGTGTGATCGGGTATATGCAGGAGGCAGATAAGGGGGTACATATCATCACCCGTGGCGGTAATCAACATGCGATTACGGCACAGGGGTGGAACGCGTTTAAATAGATGTTTTGATAGATATAAGAATGGCCGGTGGTGACACCGGCCATTCTTGTTTTGTGGAGTTTGTGGAGAATGTATATCACTTCGGCACCATCAACACCGCATCCGCAGCCACACCGCCATCCGCACCATCCGCAGTGATCTCGATATAATTACTTTGTCCTTTCGCGAAAGCAAACGCACCTACCTCTACCCACTCACCGGACGTTTGTCCTTCCACGCGCACCGCACTACGATCGATCGCGCCCTTTTTAAGGCCGGCTTTACCATTCACGATGTAGTTCGTCATGCTGGCGCTTTTATCCATTTTGGGATAGTAGATGAATACTTTATAGTCGCCGGCTTTAGGCACATTAGGGATGAACTTCACGCTGCCTTTACCGGTCGTATTCAACAGGATGTCCGGGCCGTAAGCGCCGTAGGGATGCGCGGAGGTCCAGTCGCCCGACACTTTGACATTGTCTTTGTTATCAATAAAAATATCAGCCCGGGAACCGTCGGACAGCGGGTTTTGTTCGATGCTGCGGCGGATAGCGGCGGCATCTACCTGCTGTACGGGAATTTTACGGTCGATGGACTGGCAGGCGGCGAGTGTAGATGCCTGGGCCAGGCACATGAAAACGGGTTCCATACGGATAGAGCCGTAAGCGATGTGTGTGGCGGAGAGGCATACCGGAACGAGCAGGTTGCTACACTCCTGTTGTTGTGGCACCAGCGAGCGATAAGAAATAGGGTAAGGAGGGAAACCACCTTCTTCCACATTGCCTTCGTTCTTCACCATCTTCTTTCCATTTTTGGTGATGACGATGCGCTGCGTGTTGTGCGAGTCCATTGTATAAGCGGCCATGCCTACGCCATCGGTTACGGGTTCTTTGCCTACGCAGTTATCCTGCTTCATCACGTACGCGCCACGCATACGGCGGGCTTCGCGGATGTAGAGTTGCGGCGACCAGCCACCGTTATCGGTGTATTCATCTTTCGGATACCCGAAACGGCTCATGTCTTTCCGCATACTTTCCGGCACGCGTTCATCACTGGTGAAGAAGTACAGGAGACCTTTTGTATAATCTTCATGTGCTTTGATGATCTCGGCGCGTTTGGCGTAATCAGCTTCCGGGTAGTCGTAGTTCATACCGATCATATCGGTGCTAAAACCATTGCGGTTGTTGATGTCCGTTTTTTTATTCGGCATGCCGCTGATGATGAAGTAGTCGTTGATGTTACGGCGCTTCGGTTGTGCTACGATCAGCCTGGCCAGCAGGTCGTAACGCGAAGCGTCGTAGTTAGCAGGTTGTGTAATGGGAATACGGTTGGCAGGATCAGTGGTAAGACAGATGCGATAATTGTACGCCTGCACTTTTTTATCACCCGAGCCAGTAGCCGCCAACGGCTCCGGGCTAATGCCCCATAACAGGCCGCTGGTGCTGTCACCGAGTACTTTGTAAGGATCGACGTGATCGGGTATCTGGTGACCATCCATCAGTTGTACACCGTTAAACGTTTCGCCGTACTCGCTGTTGGCTTCGCGGCCTACGGTGTAGGATACGCCTGCACGGGCCATCAGATCGCCTTCGTAGGTGCAGTCGATAAATACTTTACCGGCAATGACTTTGTTCGCGCCGCTTGCATCTTCTACCGTAATACTTTTAATTGTGCCATTTACTTTATCTGCTTTCAGGATGCGATGCCCGTACCATACAGGTACTTTACCCCGCTTGATGTAATCATTAAAAACTGCTTCCGCCGTATGTGGTTCAAATATCCATTGCTCCAGTTTACCGTACACTTTTCCTAATCTCCGATAGAAGTCGAGCCCCAGGCCGCGCACGGCATACTTGTTACCGATATCAGTATAACCCAAGCCACCGGAACTGAGGCCGCCCAGGTGTTTACCGGGTTCGATGAGTAATACGCTCTTACCCTGCATCTTCGCGGTATACGCGGCAATTACGCCAGCAGAGGAACCGCCATACACAATGATATCCGCCTTATGGTCCTGTGCGTTCGCCTGCGCGGTAATGCCCAAACACAGGAACGCTGCTACAAATCTTCTCATGCTAAAAGTCTTTTAAGGTTAGCCGGGTAACTGGTGCCTTCTACACCGCCGCCGCCGTTTGTAATACTATCACCAAAGCAAACAATTTTGGAAGTGGGTAGTTGATGATAGGTGATATAATCATAAACCGATACGCCGATCAGCCGGTAGCCATCCGCCGTAGGGTGTACACCATCGGTTTTGTTGCTGTTGGCCTCGTTCATTATCAGGCTGCTTTTATCTTTCCCGATGTTGCCTACCCGATCGAAGATATGCCCCAGGTCGAGCAGCGAAGTTTTGTATTGCTTCGCCAGCCCGCGAATGGTATCGTTCACCGCGGCGCGACGCGCGGCCGGGCCTTCAGCACCATAGTGTTCCTTCTTGTGGCGGGTGAACAGGTAGTCTTCGATATAAGGCAGGATAGTCATCAGCACCACTTTACTTTTCGTGGCCTTGATCGCCTCGATAATGCTGGCCATGTTCTGCCTGTATTGCGGCAGCGGGATGTACTTCATGCTGTTCATGTCGTTGGTACCGCACATCAGCACAGTAAGCGAAGGCCGGTGGTCCAGGCAGTCCTTTTGCATGCGTTTGAGCAGATCGGCGGTGTTATTACCACCGACGCCGGCATTGATCACTTCCGCACCTGCGGGCGGCCGCGCCTGCACTTCGGGCAACGGCAGGGTAAGCGCAGCCGCGCTCAGCAATGACGTGGATAAAAACTTCTTCGTTGCACTTTGTATCAGCGTTAAAAGTTAACAGTAGCCCGCACGGCCGTAAACGTGTCGATGGCCGCGGGCGATGGCTTATACAAAGTATGATATTCGAGGGTATTATTCAAGGGTATTACATCTAACAGTGTAGTCTTTTCCGTGGTCGGCACAAACCGGGTATTATCGGTACCGTCCGGATTTTTATAGTACAACCGCACGCCCACCGCCCGGGGATCGGCATCCAGCCAGTCGAGTTTTAAGGTGTTGTTTATTTTCGCCTTACTTTTTACCAGGCGGTTCAGCAACGTACTTTCATAAAAATCGCCGTATACATCGCCGTTAATTTCTGTTTTGATGGATATGTCACCGCGGCTATTGTAGTTGTATACCGTAAACGTGTACGGACCTTCCACCATATTATCCAGCATAAGGCGGATGGTATCTACGCCATTGGTGCGTTTCACTAAAACGTCGGTCGAATCTTTGCGACGGTTCCAGTACACGCGTGCTTTGGTAATGGTAGCGTCGGTGGTGAGCAGCCAGGTAAGCTGCACCCGCTCGCGGCCGGGATATACTTTGAGAGAGTCTGCCTTACCGGCGTAGATGATCTCTCCGCCGGGTGCAAAGTCCTTATACTTTTCGTCTGTTTTTTCGCAGGCGATAGCAGTTGCCATCAATGCCAGTGCGAGATATGTAAAGGCTTTCATTGTTTCTTTTTAGATAGATGAACTATTGTATTTCACCGTACAGGGTAGCTTCGGCCATCCACATGTAATCTGAGTTACCCCAGGTTTGCAATATTCTCAGGCGGATGTACCTGACGGCCGGAATGTCCAGCGGCATCTTAAATTCACGTCCGGCCTGCGCAGCCAGTATATCATCATTGCTCTGCGTGCCGATCGGCAAACCCGATGGTTTAATTACTTCGCAGTCAGACAATTTCGTCCAACTGGTAAGGCTGCCATCAGCAGAGGGTTCGTTGGTACCCCATATTTCGAACAGGCGTGGATCGCCGGCAGCATAGAGCAGGTTCTGTTCGTCGATCGCACCACGCGGAATAAACTGGAAGCGGCTCAGTTTCGCCTTTACGCCCAGGTCGAAGGTGATCATGTGCGGCACACCCGATCCGTTGGCGGTACGCAACCAAGATAGCAGGGTAGCACTACCCCCGGTAATCACATTGTTCCACAGCGTACTCATTTGCATATTACCGTGCAGGTTCGCATCACCTGCCAATTTCATTGCCCTGAAGAGGCTCTTGTTCAGCATCTGTTCGTGCATGGGCGTCAGCTGTTTCCATGACGTATCGGAGAGGTTCGTCCAGCGATCGCGTACATATACACCAAACCAGCGGGGCTTCGCATCAAATCCGCGGGCGGAAAAGGTGCCTTTCTTCTGGCTGGTGTAATACATATCTGCAGGTACTACCGCACCCAGACTGTCTTTCGTGAGTACACCAATTACCACGTTTGCGGAATCCTCGTTCAGGAACGATACAGAGATGCCGCCAAAGTCCGCATCGAAGTGAAGCGACGCAAACGTCTTTTTCACCGGCGGCTGCAGCGGTTTTACTTTTACGGCTACCGGTGCAGATTTCACCTCCGATCTGCTCACGGAATAAAGCTTCACGGTACGTTCAGTCGTATCACCAAAGCCTTCGAGCGTGAGGGTATTATTGTAGTAAGTAGCGATCGCCTCCATCTTTTTACCCGGGCGAATTTCATATTCCGCCTTCACGTAAAAGAGGTTCGGATCTTTGGGAAGCGCGTACGTAAGTTCCACCTTACCCGCGAAGCCAACTGCTTTCACATCGCTCACCAGTTGTGGCGCATCGCCGCCTTCGTTCAGCGGCTCCAGCGTTTCTTCCTTGCAGGCAAAGAGGAAAGCAGCAAACAGTATCAGCCAGTATTTTGATTGCATCTTGCTATAATTAAAGTTGAAAGATTACCAGCCCGGGGTTTGCACCAGCTGGTTGTTCACGATCAGGTCATTCTCCATAATGGGCCACAGGTAGTCGCGTTTGCGGAACGTCTGGTTGTAGAGTAACCTTGGCTGATAATATTCATCAGCCGTTTTACCAGTATAGTTCCAGCCGCGCACGGGTTCGTTCATCACATACTCGGCCTCCTTCCAGCGGCGCAAATCCCAGAAGCGAGCGCCTTCAAACGCCATTTCGATCAACCTTTCCTGGTGAATGATTTTCCTCATACCGGGCTTTGTCGTGTAAGCAG
This genomic interval from Chitinophaga horti contains the following:
- a CDS encoding LysE family translocator, with translation MLTAIIQGLGLGLVLSVSVGPVIFAIIKYSINNGFKAGISFALGVSMSDIVFVAAGNIATSFITGLEAYNRYIGIGGGILLVGMGLYGLLFKKVKIVTGDERPEMFRTSDYAKIWTAGFLMNTLNPGVILFWLPICIANTATPVGHRWVMYTVALAMVLSFDILKVFVADKIRHKLTLTTVLWLNRVSGVCMIIFGLALLYKVAFDVSLATH
- a CDS encoding GH3 auxin-responsive promoter family protein, yielding MEKAKHTQFGEHYRFQDILDSPNWVAQYRGRIPVHNYNKMHAEWWHKCLEGVPNVSWPEKIKYFALSSGTSESASKHIPVTRAMLKTVKKVGVKQLYSMANFNVPPKSFEKGILMLGGTTSLFEKGDYYEGDMSGIQAKNIPKWFRRFYKPGGKISKKPNWEQRIKLIVRNAPKWDVGTVCGVPAWVQIVLEEIIKYHNVKHIHEIWPNLAIYIHGGVSFEPYRDSFQKLLGKPITFIETYMASEGSFGFQARPGTKGIKLVLNAGIFYEFIPFNEENFDADGEVKPNPKSYMVHEVVEDQEYAVMLSTCAGAWRYIIGDVVKFTSVKEHEIVIVGRTKQFLSLCGEHMSVDNMNKAIDTVQKKMGITIREFTVAGFSYENLFAHRWYIGTDAADADPAKIREIIDQTLSEVNDDYAVERTAALKEIFVEIMPNDVFIDYLRYKGKEGAMNKFPRVLKGDKLKDWEKFVDGVKHKM
- a CDS encoding inositol monophosphatase family protein; the protein is MLKATLLKATQAGAKVLKEYFNGTFEISSKSTANDLVTEADKKAEAAILAAIREDYPDHYILSEETGEIYSDSTIKWIIDPIDGTVNFAHNIPLCCVSIGVEQDGEMILGAVYNPIINEFFFAQKGFGATLNDQKISVSKKTDMSKACLVTGFPYNWEEMPNDPMQVFERFVKQGLPVRRLGSAAIDLCWVAAGRFDGFWEHNLNSWDSAAGALIVQEAGGKVTDFEGKPYRSSQRKVLATNGHIHAELLNVINNG
- the thiL gene encoding thiamine-phosphate kinase, encoding MEERTEIESLGEFGLIDHLTRNIEIHNASTILGVGDDAAVIDHFGKQTVISTDVLVENIHFDLMYTPLKHLGYKSVVVNLSDICAMNATPTHVTVSIAFSNRFSLEALDEFYEGVYAACERYKVDLVGGDTSSSQKGFFISVTAVGEVAPDKFVKRSTAQKGDLVCVTGDLGAAYLGLTILEREKKSSSKTRRCSPTWRTRRTLSAAS
- a CDS encoding thiamine-phosphate kinase produces the protein MQPDLENQTYIIGRQLKPEARLDIIQYLAEKEVTPTAMMDVSDGLSSELLHICKQSGLGAVIYEEKLPIHSDSKMMGMQFGLDPTACALSGGEDYELLFTIKQEDYDKLTLSEEISVIGYMQEADKGVHIITRGGNQHAITAQGWNAFK
- a CDS encoding FAD-dependent oxidoreductase, encoding MRRFVAAFLCLGITAQANAQDHKADIIVYGGSSAGVIAAYTAKMQGKSVLLIEPGKHLGGLSSGGLGYTDIGNKYAVRGLGLDFYRRLGKVYGKLEQWIFEPHTAEAVFNDYIKRGKVPVWYGHRILKADKVNGTIKSITVEDASGANKVIAGKVFIDCTYEGDLMARAGVSYTVGREANSEYGETFNGVQLMDGHQIPDHVDPYKVLGDSTSGLLWGISPEPLAATGSGDKKVQAYNYRICLTTDPANRIPITQPANYDASRYDLLARLIVAQPKRRNINDYFIISGMPNKKTDINNRNGFSTDMIGMNYDYPEADYAKRAEIIKAHEDYTKGLLYFFTSDERVPESMRKDMSRFGYPKDEYTDNGGWSPQLYIREARRMRGAYVMKQDNCVGKEPVTDGVGMAAYTMDSHNTQRIVITKNGKKMVKNEGNVEEGGFPPYPISYRSLVPQQQECSNLLVPVCLSATHIAYGSIRMEPVFMCLAQASTLAACQSIDRKIPVQQVDAAAIRRSIEQNPLSDGSRADIFIDNKDNVKVSGDWTSAHPYGAYGPDILLNTTGKGSVKFIPNVPKAGDYKVFIYYPKMDKSASMTNYIVNGKAGLKKGAIDRSAVRVEGQTSGEWVEVGAFAFAKGQSNYIEITADGADGGVAADAVLMVPK
- a CDS encoding SGNH/GDSL hydrolase family protein gives rise to the protein MLSAAALTLPLPEVQARPPAGAEVINAGVGGNNTADLLKRMQKDCLDHRPSLTVLMCGTNDMNSMKYIPLPQYRQNMASIIEAIKATKSKVVLMTILPYIEDYLFTRHKKEHYGAEGPAARRAAVNDTIRGLAKQYKTSLLDLGHIFDRVGNIGKDKSSLIMNEANSNKTDGVHPTADGYRLIGVSVYDYITYHQLPTSKIVCFGDSITNGGGGVEGTSYPANLKRLLA
- a CDS encoding DUF4998 domain-containing protein; amino-acid sequence: MKAFTYLALALMATAIACEKTDEKYKDFAPGGEIIYAGKADSLKVYPGRERVQLTWLLTTDATITKARVYWNRRKDSTDVLVKRTNGVDTIRLMLDNMVEGPYTFTVYNYNSRGDISIKTEINGDVYGDFYESTLLNRLVKSKAKINNTLKLDWLDADPRAVGVRLYYKNPDGTDNTRFVPTTEKTTLLDVIPLNNTLEYHTLYKPSPAAIDTFTAVRATVNF
- a CDS encoding DUF5000 domain-containing lipoprotein yields the protein MQSKYWLILFAAFLFACKEETLEPLNEGGDAPQLVSDVKAVGFAGKVELTYALPKDPNLFYVKAEYEIRPGKKMEAIATYYNNTLTLEGFGDTTERTVKLYSVSRSEVKSAPVAVKVKPLQPPVKKTFASLHFDADFGGISVSFLNEDSANVVIGVLTKDSLGAVVPADMYYTSQKKGTFSARGFDAKPRWFGVYVRDRWTNLSDTSWKQLTPMHEQMLNKSLFRAMKLAGDANLHGNMQMSTLWNNVITGGSATLLSWLRTANGSGVPHMITFDLGVKAKLSRFQFIPRGAIDEQNLLYAAGDPRLFEIWGTNEPSADGSLTSWTKLSDCEVIKPSGLPIGTQSNDDILAAQAGREFKMPLDIPAVRYIRLRILQTWGNSDYMWMAEATLYGEIQ